The following proteins are encoded in a genomic region of Holophagales bacterium:
- a CDS encoding M23 family metallopeptidase, translating to MTEIRFHSRDPRRRPRAWKLDERGGRVAAALLVLAGTLVAIGLFGAPDLVTYVVRSAERLALHVRAQRGLLALDSVRLRFERLEKRVAADELFLARVAAVLSLPLPGTFPEQERPSEGATATDLEVEVHRLGRRLRAMETFRRRIASAETSDPARIPSRSPVEPSSAVPLSAFGPRISPLTHRPEFHAGLALAAFAGTPVFAPAGGRVVFTGRVPGSAGAAWRTFGTVVVLAHDERTRTLFGYLGSVRVKRGQTVRRGEVLGAIGPNRFSPTSQLHYGVWKHDGKSWRPVDPRLHVLDAEWITAPEVRSPPEPPRDAELPAAFR from the coding sequence GTGACGGAGATCCGCTTCCACTCGCGCGATCCGAGGCGCAGGCCCCGCGCCTGGAAGCTCGACGAACGGGGCGGACGCGTCGCCGCGGCCCTCCTCGTCCTCGCGGGGACGCTGGTCGCGATCGGTCTCTTCGGTGCGCCCGACCTCGTCACGTACGTCGTCCGGTCGGCCGAGCGGCTCGCGCTGCACGTGAGGGCGCAGCGGGGGCTCCTCGCGCTCGATTCCGTCCGGCTCCGCTTCGAGCGGCTCGAGAAGAGGGTCGCGGCCGACGAGCTCTTCCTGGCCCGCGTGGCCGCCGTCCTCTCCCTGCCTCTGCCCGGGACGTTTCCGGAGCAGGAGCGCCCGAGCGAGGGCGCCACGGCGACCGATCTCGAGGTGGAGGTGCACCGGCTGGGCCGGAGGCTCCGCGCGATGGAGACGTTCCGGAGGAGGATCGCCTCGGCGGAGACGTCCGATCCGGCACGCATTCCCTCGCGCTCGCCGGTCGAACCCTCGTCCGCCGTTCCGCTCTCCGCTTTCGGCCCGCGCATCTCGCCCCTGACCCACCGCCCCGAGTTCCACGCCGGCCTCGCGCTCGCGGCGTTCGCCGGTACGCCCGTCTTCGCCCCGGCCGGCGGGCGCGTCGTCTTCACCGGGCGCGTGCCGGGGAGCGCGGGCGCCGCGTGGAGGACGTTCGGCACCGTCGTCGTCCTCGCGCACGACGAGCGGACCCGGACGCTCTTCGGCTACCTCGGGAGCGTCCGGGTGAAACGCGGCCAGACCGTGCGGCGCGGAGAAGTGCTGGGCGCCATCGGTCCGAACCGCTTCTCGCCGACGTCCCAGCTCCACTACGGCGTCTGGAAGCACGACGGGAAGAGCTGGCGTCCCGTCGACCCGCGCCTCCACGTCCTCGACGCGGAGTGGATCACGGCGCCGGAAGTGAGGAGCCCGCCGG
- a CDS encoding O-antigen ligase family protein — MNRPHPLAGVAAFAGWIALSVGCSVILLPAHTLLRTVVWAAAGLVFAAAVVAPLRSLPLAGLVLAVSGVSSLAFGLGNPAVVAPVPLAAYLAGAALRAIYDLERPRPAHGLTPLWRAVAATSALSALSAWVGARTAYLLLRDVPPPRVVNRLGLDAEQALAGTVAVLAALFLTAGFHALAVRAGREVRGARLLDATLVTVAVVAGGAAILQKLGLVPHLRAPHWEEWGRAQSTFTDPSAAGVAAALLLAPCLARAASGPWGLRLVAGAGVAGLLVLLADAGSRGGFIGALVSALVLVLWAVTRALAGQRPGVRRRVALSAGTLSILVALAFGAALAWPTGKGSRSALLARLSESFGRQEAPSLAEPERLLLYEGALALAREHPVTGRGLGSFRTEFPDAAFDLLGKTVAFTDHPPSLYLGVLAETGLAGAAVFALLLAGLASALGGALSFGAERTEESLRAAGAAAAIVGMLVIFLFGSHLVYAEIGALVGLLTARLPAPPEGRSVRVLGHVLPVLVAGASVLLVGGALARCVETWGTASAFAHGPTAGLWAVEREPDGRPFRWTAEAAAFRIDAPGGRRSFLDLPVKNARPDSESVTVTVYWNDAMRGAVELPHGGWKALRLAVEGPGVLRLVPERTFLPLSRTDGRRLGIETGLPVVGP, encoded by the coding sequence GTGAACCGCCCACATCCCCTCGCCGGAGTCGCCGCCTTCGCCGGCTGGATCGCACTTTCCGTCGGCTGCTCCGTCATCCTCCTGCCGGCTCACACCCTCCTGCGCACCGTCGTCTGGGCAGCGGCCGGACTCGTCTTTGCGGCGGCCGTTGTGGCGCCCTTGCGGTCGCTGCCCCTGGCGGGTCTCGTCCTGGCCGTCTCCGGCGTGTCGTCCCTCGCCTTCGGCCTCGGGAACCCCGCCGTCGTCGCGCCGGTGCCGCTCGCGGCGTACCTCGCGGGCGCGGCTCTGCGTGCGATCTACGACCTCGAGCGCCCGCGGCCCGCCCACGGCCTGACGCCGCTCTGGCGGGCCGTCGCGGCCACCTCCGCCCTGTCGGCCCTTTCGGCCTGGGTCGGCGCCCGGACGGCCTACCTCCTGCTGCGCGACGTTCCCCCTCCCCGGGTCGTCAATCGCCTCGGCCTCGACGCGGAGCAGGCCCTGGCGGGGACGGTCGCGGTCCTGGCGGCCCTCTTCCTGACCGCGGGCTTCCACGCGCTCGCCGTCCGCGCGGGGAGGGAGGTCCGCGGGGCGCGCCTCCTCGACGCCACCCTCGTCACCGTCGCGGTCGTCGCGGGAGGGGCCGCGATCCTCCAGAAGCTCGGCCTCGTCCCGCACCTGAGGGCCCCGCACTGGGAGGAGTGGGGGCGCGCGCAGTCGACGTTCACCGACCCGTCGGCGGCCGGCGTCGCGGCCGCGCTCCTGCTCGCGCCGTGCCTGGCGCGGGCGGCGTCGGGCCCGTGGGGCCTCAGGCTCGTGGCGGGCGCCGGGGTCGCAGGACTCCTCGTCCTTCTCGCCGACGCGGGCTCGAGGGGCGGTTTCATCGGGGCCCTCGTGTCGGCCCTCGTCCTCGTCCTCTGGGCCGTCACGCGGGCGCTCGCGGGGCAGAGGCCGGGCGTGCGCCGCAGGGTGGCCCTGTCGGCGGGGACGCTCTCGATCCTCGTCGCCCTCGCGTTCGGGGCCGCCCTCGCGTGGCCGACGGGAAAGGGGAGCCGGAGCGCCCTCCTCGCCAGGCTCTCGGAGTCGTTCGGACGACAGGAAGCGCCCTCCCTTGCCGAACCCGAGAGGCTCCTTCTCTACGAAGGGGCCCTCGCCCTCGCCAGAGAGCATCCGGTCACGGGCCGCGGCCTCGGTTCCTTCCGCACCGAATTTCCCGACGCCGCCTTCGATCTCCTCGGCAAGACGGTGGCGTTCACCGACCACCCTCCGTCGCTCTACCTCGGCGTCCTCGCGGAGACGGGTCTCGCCGGAGCGGCCGTCTTCGCCCTTCTTCTCGCCGGGCTCGCTTCGGCGCTCGGCGGGGCGCTCTCGTTCGGTGCGGAGAGGACGGAGGAATCGCTTCGCGCGGCCGGGGCGGCGGCCGCCATCGTCGGGATGCTCGTGATCTTCCTGTTCGGGTCCCACCTCGTCTACGCCGAGATCGGCGCGCTCGTCGGACTCCTCACCGCGCGCCTGCCCGCGCCGCCGGAAGGACGCTCCGTCCGCGTTCTCGGACACGTCCTGCCCGTCCTCGTCGCGGGCGCCTCCGTTCTCCTCGTGGGCGGAGCGCTCGCGAGGTGCGTCGAGACGTGGGGCACCGCCTCCGCGTTCGCGCACGGGCCGACTGCCGGCCTCTGGGCGGTGGAGCGTGAGCCGGACGGCCGGCCGTTTCGGTGGACGGCCGAGGCGGCGGCCTTCCGGATCGATGCTCCCGGCGGCCGGCGGTCGTTTCTCGACCTTCCCGTGAAGAACGCCCGCCCCGACTCCGAGAGCGTGACGGTGACCGTCTACTGGAACGACGCGATGCGTGGCGCCGTGGAGCTGCCGCACGGCGGCTGGAAGGCGCTCCGGCTCGCGGTCGAGGGCCCCGGCGTCCTCCGACTCGTCCCCGAGCGGACGTTCCTGCCGCTCTCGCGCACGGACGGACGGCGGCTCGGAATCGAAACCGGCCTTCCCGTCGTCGGCCCGTGA
- a CDS encoding O-antigen ligase family protein — translation MGERLGRFFAPGARPARWALGAALAALAFVAIGAPWQRTAGPLLFASGLFLLAALARPNLATLFAAVVVALLPITGNLLAGPWVAPAELLLLLVAGAALLRHEETLPSPMKGALAISAAAMATGAAAATLSALALAETPAAVEELARSFFSPGVDHAAVPLRAALVHAAGLLGFVLFRRASAQRGSRTLVTCIVGGLALVGAYAVLEASTGLKLWGPAHYEAHSFGLRVPATLPDYNATGAAMALGLFPAFALARKAHGAARLVLGAGITLLLAGLILSGSRGAWLATLAAAGAALAGALWSRRRDDGSEARRLVLGAGLAFVVSVAAIAAWPGDVGQLLRRRASTLVDPGASLDAVQAGRVGFWRAGARMIASHPFAGVGPGRAPARFEEFRDPSFPVRVENLHNYFLQALAENGLPGGLLVLLPFVPLVLVAGRLLAAGAAFSSPEAALAPGLLAFSLTGFVSHPWLLPELQFLFWGAAALLPAGRPLPGPAGFAGAARRYLPWTVLLLWGSLLLLLAPGAQRGRFGYAEWGARGGEERYFWVGPRALVPVAVPGGEAVRVRIRGMLADLGRHPVLVSVQLDGGPALKVSLADRSWHDVVVKRGPFRPGKNVDGSGARGLLGLDASRSFCPGREKGGDRRVLALQLARPPLAPVERAAP, via the coding sequence GTGGGCGAGCGCCTCGGGCGCTTCTTCGCGCCGGGCGCCCGTCCGGCCCGCTGGGCGCTCGGGGCGGCGCTGGCGGCGCTCGCCTTCGTGGCGATCGGCGCCCCCTGGCAGCGGACCGCGGGACCGCTCCTTTTCGCCTCCGGCCTCTTCCTCCTGGCCGCCCTCGCGCGCCCGAACCTCGCCACTCTCTTCGCGGCGGTCGTCGTGGCGCTCCTGCCGATCACCGGGAACCTCCTCGCAGGGCCGTGGGTCGCGCCGGCCGAGCTGCTCCTCCTCCTGGTGGCGGGCGCGGCGCTCCTGCGGCACGAGGAGACCCTCCCGTCCCCCATGAAGGGCGCTCTGGCCATCTCGGCAGCCGCGATGGCAACGGGAGCCGCGGCGGCGACTCTGTCGGCCCTGGCTCTCGCGGAGACGCCGGCCGCCGTGGAGGAGCTGGCGCGGTCTTTCTTTTCCCCGGGGGTCGACCACGCAGCGGTGCCGCTGCGAGCGGCTCTCGTCCACGCCGCCGGGCTGCTCGGATTCGTCCTGTTTCGCCGGGCCTCGGCCCAGCGGGGAAGCCGGACGCTCGTGACCTGCATCGTCGGAGGGCTGGCCCTCGTGGGCGCCTACGCGGTCCTTGAGGCCTCTACGGGGCTCAAGCTCTGGGGCCCGGCCCACTACGAGGCGCACTCGTTCGGGCTGCGGGTCCCCGCGACCCTGCCCGATTACAACGCGACCGGGGCGGCAATGGCCCTCGGGCTCTTTCCCGCGTTCGCCCTGGCGCGGAAGGCGCACGGGGCGGCCCGCCTGGTCCTCGGAGCCGGCATCACCCTGTTGCTCGCGGGCCTCATCCTCTCCGGATCGCGGGGCGCCTGGCTCGCGACGCTTGCGGCGGCGGGAGCGGCACTCGCCGGAGCGCTCTGGTCCCGCCGGAGGGACGACGGCAGTGAGGCGCGGAGGCTGGTCCTCGGCGCGGGCCTCGCGTTTGTGGTCTCGGTCGCTGCGATCGCGGCGTGGCCGGGAGACGTCGGACAGCTCCTGCGCAGGCGCGCGTCGACCCTCGTCGATCCCGGTGCATCCCTCGACGCCGTCCAGGCGGGGCGCGTCGGTTTCTGGCGCGCGGGGGCCCGCATGATCGCGTCCCACCCGTTCGCCGGTGTCGGTCCCGGACGGGCTCCGGCCCGGTTCGAGGAGTTCCGTGACCCGTCCTTCCCGGTCCGGGTCGAGAACCTCCACAACTATTTCCTCCAGGCGCTGGCCGAGAACGGCCTTCCCGGAGGGCTCCTCGTCCTGTTGCCGTTCGTCCCCCTGGTCCTCGTCGCCGGCCGTCTGCTCGCGGCAGGAGCCGCCTTCTCGTCGCCCGAGGCCGCCCTGGCTCCCGGCCTGCTCGCCTTCTCGCTGACGGGTTTCGTATCCCACCCGTGGCTGCTCCCCGAGCTGCAGTTCCTGTTCTGGGGAGCGGCAGCCCTGCTCCCGGCGGGCCGGCCGCTCCCCGGTCCAGCGGGCTTCGCGGGGGCCGCCCGCCGGTACCTGCCCTGGACGGTCCTGCTCCTGTGGGGGAGCCTTCTGCTGCTGCTCGCCCCTGGCGCCCAGAGAGGGCGGTTCGGGTACGCCGAATGGGGCGCGCGCGGAGGCGAGGAGCGCTACTTCTGGGTTGGTCCGAGGGCCCTGGTCCCGGTCGCCGTCCCCGGGGGAGAGGCCGTTCGCGTCCGTATCCGAGGGATGCTCGCGGACCTCGGACGGCACCCCGTCCTCGTGTCCGTGCAGCTGGACGGCGGCCCCGCTCTGAAGGTCTCGCTGGCGGATCGGTCGTGGCACGATGTCGTGGTGAAGCGCGGACCCTTCCGGCCGGGCAAGAACGTGGACGGCAGCGGTGCTCGCGGGCTCCTCGGGCTCGATGCGAGCCGGAGCTTCTGCCCGGGCCGGGAGAAGGGCGGGGACCGGCGGGTCCTGGCCCTGCAACTCGCCCGACCCCCGCTTGCGCCGGTCGAACGGGCGGCGCCGTGA